gttatcatttcaatgtaaagattcattaattttgtatttcatttctttgtgtgtggaaataaaagtgatttgattgattgattgattgattgtgtaatgtgtaaaacatggtattatgtttggtagtactaatcagttgtttgttattcgattttaatgaaacaaccactgttagatttagaataaagtttacaacattttaatattcttgtaaaattttcatacaggatatcgattttgcggaatttaaaatcaaaatttaagatTGGCTGCCATTTTCAAACGGGTAAAGAtcatttgttaattgttttttctcaaatgggcataaaaagggccaacacaactgcaaagtttcataactttatctttactggtataaaagatacaacttttttggtaaaaatcacatacagacggatagacggaaaactaaaagttttaggacatacctccatatgcagttttttgctcattttcacgtctagaacaaaataccacaatattggaacacctttaggaaacaccctgtatatatatatatatatatatatatatatataaacaatagacttcatatatcctttaatatttcgacttttatgtcgttttcaaaaaggtataaaaagtgtatgtatatatatatatatatatatatacatacacatatacataactatatatatatatatatatatatatatatatatatatatatatatatatatatatatagttaggaaaacagctgttttcaatGGAAGATTTATCAAGCAGTGTCAAGTAAGTATCAATTGATATCAAGTCCTTTTCGAGTTCAGTATTTTCTGTAGTATGATCTGTCTCTTCTACACAGGAAGTTAGAGCCATAGATGCATCcaggatttattatttaataaaggaaGAAAATAACCTAAGATCCCTTTGTCAAGGTAACAGAGAAGaagagaatattataaaattctactGCCATTTTTTTTAGAGATCAGTAGGTTCCATCTATTGAGATTTTTTGTTCGGTTGGCAATACTCTCAAAGTattatgcttttttaatttttccaatcattttttaaaacattttcatattctttcaggtttttattttatttagatcgGTCGTGTTCAGTAATTGTGCTCACAAAGTTTTAGGCAACGTGACTTAATTTTCATATGTGATGTAAATATTCGCGCATAGCCCTcaagtactttttttaatatcctGTAGGAAAAACCTATAACTTTTCAGTCGATCTATAtaagtaatttgtaattaaacacATTATTCTCAATCCGGTAATTAGTTACAGAATGTTCATTAAGTTTAATACTGTATTTGATTCTTATTGTTTGGTACTAAGTCATGTTAAcatatattagttaatataatttaataatacttatattatataaattctttaaatgcaTATGCCATTGTACCTATATTATTGAGGTATGTTGCAAGAACACTATACTGTATTAATTTAGTACATaggaacaaatattatttttgattatatacattatattaaatgaacTGTAAACTCTTTGTGATTCAAGTGCAAAGGCTTCAAGGTCATTATAAGAGTGAAAACAACTATGAAAACTGATATGGAAATATCAAAACGTCAGAGTCAAGGTTATTAAACTGATAAGACATCTGGTGTCAAGAACAAAATTAATGATTGGATCAACACATGATTTTGGTTATGGTTAAGATCAGCTGTTGATAATACATTTTCTGAGTTCGTCTGCTAACGTTACTGTCCTACGACAAGTAATCAAAATGGCTTCCTTGAGACGGTCTCTTTCTAGGTTACTTCAAATTTCTAAGTCATTTCCCGCTAATAATCGTTCTGTTTcgttttataaacaaaagaaatCCATAAATACGGTATATACTACATGTGGTGTTGTAGTGGGTGctagtgtattttattatttcgttaCAAAAAAGAGGAATGCCCACACCGTTTATGCTTTCAAGTCAAGGAAGGTACGTGATTTACAGTATTTGTTCAGTGTTTACATATTCTTATCACTAACATAAAAATCCCAGGAAGTCTATTTTTAGAGTTAATACAAGAACAAATCTTAGACCTACCGAATTAACTGACAGTCCAATGGAgtgataatttgtattaaaacagcTTGTACCTAAGCTATAAATAACTCTTTGGATTTTAAGTGCACAATGTAAAACTTATATGCgaaaaatcagttttataatgAACCTGAgctataagcaatttaaaatatttaacttttgtgTTCTGCTAGTGTTAATTGTTTCATCATGGGAtgtttttctgtttgtttaaGATTTGGATTAAAAGCTTACTAAATCAATTCAGAATTAAAAATCTTGTCgttcattttcttttaaatactgaTTAGATATCTATATTTATGACATAACTTCATACATTTAAGTCAGCATAGCAGCCCCCACAGAGTTCGGAATGCTGAATCAATCAGTTAGTAGGCCTAGCTTTATTTGGCTGCAATATAGTGAGTCGCCATCACCATTATCGAGCAGGGTACcaaattatagattaaaaatacCGAAGCTATTgcatacaaaaacattctaatcatagttatttacatttaattatttgcaACTCTTCTTAATGTATTGATcaacaatattgttccaaattaattcaaagtaaaatcgttTTGTATTGTTGTATAGTAAAGtcatggtatttgagtaatggcaatgtacatgtgttatttgtgtcacaagctggCAGACACGTTTATCatccaaaatagtaaaaagtaggttacactgttttgtttggtACATTCTATAAAATCGCATAgcctagatagttttttattgaacataattttattcctcttcagatataaaaacggtgagactttaataagcggcctacattTGTTATTCAGTCGTCATTATTGAATGATTCGGTATATTACCCAACTTCGATATTACATAATAATCGTACAAcaagaattattttacattaacaacgtgaataatacattacaacaaaaaaataacagtagcgttaaaaataacaaaatcaattttaatctGGACCACATGTTAGAGATACTTTACAATACTTACCGTTTGCCCGGTTAGTTGTGAGCAACAGCTTTCGTGATATGGAGGAAAGGATTTTTATCCGACAGGCGCACTTCTCTGcagtacaaaaaattacaaagataGTCTGCTAGACCATCTGCCGATATTCCACTCCTCAACTTCTATGATTGCTCACCAAGAACTTTCAATCTCGTACTCGCCGTTTTCGAAAtctcctaaaaataaatattactcattgtttattgtttacgttAGACATTATTATTATAGGCCTAATTGATCAATACGTTGAAGTCAtatgttactttaaataaattgtaatattgcatTATTAATTTGATAGAAACATTCAGTACATTCTATGAAAAGAACCAAATAATGAGTGTAGGTCGCTTATTAGTCTACCCATAAAACAGCTGAACTATACTGTAATATGAAATacatataactttatttgtttCGACATTTTGATAttggtagtttagataatcaatgATTCGTTTGTTGTGTTGGCCACTTATTATAGTGCATCCAAACACTTTCTTTATTGGCTGGCTAAACTACATTTAGGCTTAACTTAGTTTCAGCTGACAATCAGGGCTCATGAAATTTAACTTGTAGTCCTAGGCCTACCCTTAAGTTAGTTAGAATTAAAGTCTGCGGTTTGGTCTTACTAAATCACCCAGtagatatatttagattttttggtGGGTTCTTTCAACTCTAATGACATTTTTTgagttgttattataaattttttcatgcGACAAGAGACTGAACTCATTTGGAGATATTTGTTGAAATCTCCAGGAGTTGAACTCATGACCTTTCGGTTAGGGAGTCGCAGCCTTACTTAATGCTTTGTTGAATCTCGTTGATTAGGCTATAAATCTGCAATCTTTTCAACAGTCCcataaaacgtttaaaacatCTGATCACGTCTTCCTGAAGAAAGATATGTCCCTTTTCCTAAGTGTCAACAATGGCAAAACGTTCCCTAGCTAAAACAGGATTTGTAAAATACAAGTGTTCTTCATCATCACCCTGCTTATTGCATAGTCTAAAGAGTGGGTTGCAACGTATCTTGAGATACCCATTCTGTGATGATATTTCTTCAGATATTCATGCCTCGTGATTAGGTCCACTATTCGAGAAGACTAAAATCTGCTCATGGAGAGATCATCCAATAGGAAGGTGAATTATCCTTAAGCCCAGCAGCATTCTCCTCTACTTGTGTTTTCAGTGTGTATCCAGTTTGAAATACTACTAAAGGTGACATATCTGGGAATTcgataattttaaacaattactggGTTAACTTCAATTTCTTTAACATTTCACTATGAACATAAGGTACTCCTTAGAAAGTAAGAAATATGAAAACTAAGTGTCAGAAATCCAATTTTTAACGTTGCTGAGCAATAAGCAGGTTTAGAGTCAATGCGTTGTCACTAGTATTTGCGTAGCAGTCAAATCAATCCTGTGTGCAATGGCAAGtcgaatatatattataaatggtaATAAGCTTTTACTAAGTGTAACTTTATACttaccttatttaattaattgagaTTGAAGCATTGATGTGGTGTCTGAGCTTAAATTTAGATACTATTTAGAGGATTTTCTTTGTTTGTGACAGTAGTACATGGTGGTTGCAGGCGAGCGTAGACTCTGTTACAGAGTGGTGTAAAATAGACAAAATGCGCTTCAACATCAGCACGTGCTTagctatcacattctaaacaacTAGATTCCTGATTCTTTTTCAGTATAACTTAGACAGACAGCCACTTCAATAAGGACCTTGGTGTTACTTTTGACAATCACCTCAATTTTTGTACTCATATTGATTTAGTTTGCAGAAGAGCAAATCAACTCCCAGGCTGCACAAGGACTGCATAGCCTAAATGTCCTAAAGACACTTTTCTGCTCGCTGGAAATGTGTTGGAGTGTGCCAGCCTGTTTGGTTATTCTACCTGACCGGTCAGATATCTAGATTGGAGGCAGTACTAAGGAAGTTCTTGAGAATAGTTTATGTTCAGCAGGACATTCATATCGTGCAGTTCCGTTCAACGAACTGCAACTTTTATAGCACCTGTTCTGCAACTGCGAAGATCTGTGGCTGATGTGTCCAACAACAAATTTTGGTCAGAATGCTTTATTGCCCTAGGCTCCTCAGCAAAATTGACATTAGAGTTCCTTTGCAGACTAGTGTTAATAATAAATGGTTTACcattgaaaactaaattaaaaattactaaccacaaatgtcgagtaTTGGGGTAGAAGGGTGGATCGATAGGTCTAATCTTCTGCGGAGGATGACTGAGTGAGTACTTAGAGCTTCCTTAGTTTGAAAATGCTAGCCCCCAACATTACCtatctgaatatcctgtcactccggaagcaagcgcaAAAGTTTGTTTCGAATTAAATGCAATTAaaggtttctcagcttcttgttctaaTTGAACGAACTGCCTCATTGTAATActaaatatgaaagaaattaagTTAACAATTGCTGAGAATCTccagaaattttaataatgaaggtTTTAAACTCCCGTCGTGACATCCTAAATATTATCAGTTcgtaataaaactgtattgtcACAATTCGTAGCCTGTATTGGAATTTTTGTTATCTATAATTTGGCATTTATAGTTGGAATGTACatgtcataaaaatttattagtcagtatttattttacttataatacacaattaaaaacaaaactgtcttTCGAagcaaaatatattgttgtaaattttaattgtaattttcatgTTTCAGGGTAACATTATGTTCCCTGTGAACTTAGTCTcaacattttgattttaactaATTAACATTTGAAGGATGAATATAATAGGACAGACCATGTTTAACCTTTGACCAAATGGTTTGGCTTCTTTAgctatatacatacaataatcTTATGTTATAGGATAATAATCTTATGTTTATGttaaggtaggagtacaccacaccatgtatcacataacagacttcgctgaagCTGCTtgcacaatttttaaactatagctcatttaatattttaagatgcTCGGTGTGCAGATAAACAGACAGTCAATCatacttgaaataaattactacaCTCAGCTAAAAtccatgattggacatgcaccCTCACAGAAAATGTTCTTGTCTATATCGAAATGaggtttcatgccaaatttaaagtctgcggatgaaatattttatgagaaatcTTGCTACATGGtgcattaaaatttttgttcattaagttcaggtttcatagcaatgttcaaGCAATAAAAGTTCCAGTAGTCTATGGAGGTACTAAAATGCAAAAGtgtactgaaatcaaatcttgtcacatGAAAAGGCATTCTCATCGTCTCATCAGGGAAAAATCGTCGAAAATACGATGTTGGCTGACACGATCCTAAAGCACGGTTgggcaaccgagtcttctacacataattGTTTCTTCACCTAGATTTCACAATTTTTgtagtctctgatgtcgaaacgatgcgggagTTTCATTCTTCGTCGccaactatttttggatcccttcagacaatcataactccagatttcaggagtcaaaatctgcaacagcatcagatttcacaTGTTAtatacattcacattgaatcagttcttcccaccatagctgctttatgctGTATTAGATTATAAAATGGTAATACTTATCTGTTtccattaaaaagttaaaacttaacTTAGTGGAAGAGTtgcaaaaacaataacaatgactacaataattgtagtaattgtaattattatgaaataatgtaGGTCTCAATAAGTCTGAACAATAAAACTATTACGAAACTATCTTGGTTACACATTTGagcaaactaaacataaaaatctattacaatatgaaatataaggaaaataatatgtaatatggaGCAGAACAAATACATCACCTTTGCGTGGCGTTTGCCACTAGGTATTGTCTATTGTTCAATGTTATATACTTAACAATTTACATTGaccttacaataaaaattaattgtaatatattcttaagtcatatttttgtaatttttttagatatgaaTTGTATTCTTTACGTAAATTGATGCTgaccattgaaataaataaacaaacaggcTGAAGTACAGTGTGCTGAATAAATCAGCAGACTGTTACTACAACGTTTCAGAACTTTCAAAATAGTACGTCTCCAGTTTTTTTCAGGGAAGAGATTTATCTTTTTGAATGAATTTATCTTTTCAAGTATTTGTGAATAACATGTTGAGTAAACTGTTTGATTACAATTTGACGAAAACGAACATATTGCATAGTGCGATAGTAATGCTTGGAGGTTAATTGTTTGTCTTTCGTACTTAGAACTGAAAATACAACTGACGTATAATGGTGTTTATAATAGTTAACAAGATGCATTATGTTGGTGATAAAACTCATGGATTCATCTATAGAGAATATTAGAGGCTATTTGAGAGTTTGTGGTGGTTAACAGCGTACAAGAAGAATATAAATTGAGAGAATTCACTGAGATATCAATTGCTGAATTGTTGTAGTGCAAGACATATCTGTATCAATATAAATGTAGCATACATTGTCTTAAATCGTCATATTGAAAGTTTTCAATGATATAAAACTTTTAGTCTTAACAGACAATGGTAACCTAGAAACAGCTCTTCAAAGTTTTggccaatattttaataaagacataatgcctgattctgattctgaattaGAACAACCaccaaattctaaatttatagaGACTTACAAATGTGTCCCACTTGCCAAATCGGTGCAAAAGAACATTCAAAGAGGAGGCAAATTGTTACTACCATCTTCTGCATTAGAACAAATTAGTTTCTTGGACATTTCTACTCCTTTCATGTTCAAAGTTACAAACAACATTAATGGTCGTTCTACTCACGCTGGTGTTTACGAGTTCACAGCTGAAGCAGGTGAGGTTTGCGTGCCGCAGTGGATGATCAAAAACCTGGGCATTCCATTAGGAGGATCTGTGGTAGTGGAGAGCGTCTCACTCCCGGCAGCAACCTTCTGTCGCTTGGAACCCCTCACTCGTAACTTTGCCTACATCTCCGACGTAAAGACCGTGATGGAAGAGAATCTCAAGTACTTTACTTGCCTCACTGAGGGGGACACCTTGTTCATCCATGAGTCTAACATGAACCAGATGTACAAAGTGAAGGTCTTGGAGACAAAACCTGAATCTGCTGTGGGTGTTTTGGACTGTGACATGGAAGTAGAGCTTTCCATGCCTGAAAAACCCAAGAGGCCAACAAGGAATTCGTCACCGGAAAAGAAACAGAGCAAAATCCAAACAAATTTCAGACCTTTTCAAGGGCAAGGACAAAGAATAGATGGTGGAGAAGTCAAGACTCCCGATAGTGAGCCGAAGAAAGGCGATACATCCTTTGTTCCATTTAAAGGAAAAGGTTATAGCTTAAAAAACAGGAAACATAAGCATGAAAACGATAATGATGGGCCTCAAAAAAAGAAAAGCAGACTGAACAAAGACGATTCCAACATTCCTAACAAACTAATTTTCATCAGAAAAATCCaaaaagaatttgttaaaaagcAGTCAAAGGAAGAAATTAACCCCTTTCAAGGCCAGGGAAATTCTTTGAAAgataactaaacatttaaaacattacctgtgtttgtttgtaatatttatctcacaattacaaaacaaaattgttactaTCATTGCTAGTTTTCTCAGTCCTAAGAATATTTATAATCTGATTAATCATAAATCAGTCTTTATATTAAGAAACACAAAGTGACAGTAAAGCAAAGTTACTAGAGTTGAAACAGGTTTTACAAAACCTTTGTATCATGATATTGAAAAGAATCTGTGAATAAATTCATGCCTGCCCAACATTTTCTAACATCGTGtataatcaatattattgttGGTAGATAGATGGAATGAGTCAATATGGAAATATACGACATGGAAATTAATTTAGACAAACTTTAAAAAGTATCTCAAGAAGTGATTATAAATGTCAAAACGTAACATTCCCTAAGAACAAAAATTGtgtcaatattttcttgaaaaaaaatataagctTGTATAGACAAtatgtataagtatttaattgTGGCAGTCAATGTTACATTGTACGAATCTGTTTGTACAGTAGAGTGGTTGTGTGGTCAGTCTGCAGTAATGTTTACAATTTGCTTATTATACAGCTTGTTCATAAGCCCCTGGTAGGCGATTGAAGACTTTAATGCTCTTGTGTGTTGGTTTTTCTCATATTGAGCAATGCAATGTACTTGGGATACTGTAGAGGTCAGTATTGCATGTGTTGTGTGTGTTCAGATCATAGCCTCTCAGCAGGTCTTGTACATATCCTGTACATTACATGTGTAAGTCTAACAGGTGATAAAATCAATAGTAACTTGAAAGCTTCCCTGAAATGTTAGGCCTGGATTCTTATTGTCTTCTTTTGATAATTGTTATTTAAGTATTCAACCTGCAGAAATTGCTCCAAACAGCATGCCCTACTTCAAACTGGTTTCAATAAGTAAAGTGTGTGCAGTTGTTTGGTTACTTATAGTCTTTGCTTGTTTAAGACTAAAATTTAACGTATTGCAGAATCTTAATCACTGAaagcaataaatatgttttttctttctttctgagGGAAAGAGACGACTCTACCcatacttagtcctaaaaggacgtcTGCACATCCCTTACTTATAATTATGTCCTCAAAATCTGAGAATTTTACAAAATGCTAATCACTTGAGGGCTACTGTtttctaatgtccttggggctgagagATATGCCCCAATGAATATTTCCTAATTGTAGTTATAGCAGGACAACTTAGCCATATATGTTCCGCTGATACTTCTGCTTCTctgcagagtctgcattcatcagtctggctgaCACCCACCTTCATAAGGTGTTTTCTAAGGGGGCCACGTCCTGTCAGCATCCCTACAATCtttcttatatcctccttattatGATCTAGGAGGGATGCCcaccaaagtaaaatatgtttgtaatataaatagttttctgGTTGTGTTTTGTCCATGTGTTGACTCACTGAAATCATTTAGCGAGTTCAGGGTGTATTGAAAACAGTCCTACCGTCTCAGTCATAAGAAGTGGGTGGATTTtgtaacaactgaaatattaataatttagttcTCCTGGGATTTACATGCACTCAACATCTTGAAAACCGTTTTAGGTACAACAAtcttgtttgtaataaaatagttcttgccttatagtaatattattattataaataaatactgtatattgtgAAAATTCTTTAGGTTTCATTATAAGTACTTCTCACCCTAactcacaattcttacaatcatGCAATCTTGGAAGAACTGGTTATTTCCATTTTGATTTTAATgccataaaaacaattttaaacaactaaCACTTTTACACCATTATTAGTCATAAAACTATGGAAGAAATGCCTTATTTCATAGATATTATTAATttgcatccaaacgctttttaactttttctatgTTTTATAGATTGTACtctgttgtttaaatatttaaaaagcatagACTTTACAAGAAAAGCTAAAACcatttatactgtatttatcatatctttaaaatgagttatCTACATCTGTAAACAAAAGATAATGGATCATGCTCTTAAAGAAATTATTCCCAATACACAGTAACAActttttcatattcatattttttcatatatattcatGGATTATATATACGTCATTTATATGCAACTGTTTACTAATCAAGATTGTGtcttgtatatacatataatttatccATGTAATCATATTCGTGTCATTCATAGTTGAGAAAAGGGAAAGACAACACAGAATACAAGAAAGATACAAATGGTGGTATTTCCCCTTTGACTAAAACTTGCAGATCAAATAGCAACATAGGGGTTCTTTTACATGCTATAAAAGCCTTTATACACTTTGAATttgcatctaaatagaaatttaaattaactgtctGTTTTTATGCAGAGTAGTGTAAATGttctaaattacaatttaaaattgtggaAAATTGCTATACTACTACACAGGATATATTGATCAGATGCTCTAATTTGTTTAATCATAATTTGAAACACAAAGTGAGTGCATTGTGTGTGCCTTATTATTTTGAACACACTAATTGTGAAagcaagtatttaaaaatattgcttcaCACTAGTGGCTTCCCACACTATTTCATCTTGAAAAAAGGGACATCatgaacctttttttttaatggcattccaaacaaacctgagataagtgatagtaactgaaagatattctaatctcctgatccaatttaaatttcaacaggATTTTTTTGGGACTCAGAGAGTCacagagtgaaacagttttaaaaagtacCTGTAAAATAACTTGAAACTTTCTTCAATATTCTACTACTTGTTATTGAATAGCTTcaaaaatttcagtaacaattggaCCCAGTGTGGAGAAATCCTAAGTCGAAGTTCTTAGTTTTTCAGTTAACACTCTTATGATATAATAAATCGCTTCAGATGTGAAGCGAAATTccatattgtttttgttttaggaTTTGCAAATGTATGAGCaattctggttcaaatgaatgtTTTCGATGGcattgttgagtttgccttgttgccacgaccaagaaaatatatgacATATGCAGGTCTGAGAAGCTCACTTTGGTCATAAAGCAACTATTTTTGGccattgaaattttacttttcgGCAAAAGTATTATTATGAGAAGCACTATGAGGCTTATTTCTGTTAATAAGATTCCACACAGTTTTACATGGATTAGACTTTGAAATATATTCGCCATTAGCTGTTAATTTAGCTAAATGAAGCTTCCAACGATTACACAGTATAGGTCCAAGATCAGGTCTTGTCTTGTGCTTATCAGTAAGTAGTActataaaattgttcatttgCCCAAATTTGGCTGTTTACCAGATTTTGGCCTTAGGTTTAACTGACAGTCTAACAGGAAAGAATAAGTCAAAcagatctttaaaattaataaagaatagcAAAAATACCTCATTGGCCAGTAGAGATTTAGCTAAGTCAAATCACTTAGACACTTTATCTAACAGAGCGTCATAAAAAGCATGCATGTTTGTTTCACTAAAGGATCTAAATTTTACAGTAGAGGCTGTCTGACTGAGGAGCTTATTGGGGAGCAGacattttaaattgagaaaaatgTGTTTGTGATCAGCAATCGGATAATCACTTAAGCTAACCTCATAATTCCAAGTGTCAATATTGGTTAAAAAGGAATCAAGGGAAGCATTCTCTCTAGTGGGCGTAGTTAttgagttaaaaatgttaaaactcctTAGAATATTCGAAAATTCAAAAGCATCATTACTGGTTTGAGTGTTCTATGGATATGGATATTTGATActcttgtaaagtaaaatcaTCTATCTTCTTAGCCTTTTCAATTTAGAATTGTAAAAGGAAATACTTTCAAACTGAGCAATGCTAGACAAAACATGCACCAATGCATATTACATGACAGAATTGTACTATTAGATTAAATCTTTGCCAATATATGAaagatatttaaatctattaGTTTTCCAATTCCAGAAAAGATCATCAAGAAAAAAGGTAATAACTCAATCAAACATTGAGAGGATTAAAAAATTGATACTTTTGGCTTTTACcaattcttattttattgtttattagtaaaatatccaTGTCTCATATGTGTTCACTTTTTGAAACAGTAAATATCATACCTGTTACCTATATTAcctgttattttttcaattagaATAGGTATACCAAATTTCAATGCTGGACAGCTtcactgttttttaaataaaaatatttttctgtaaaacaaacaGGCAGACGTAACAAAGTGTCttcttatataaatatgtttcatttgaTTTTTCCTATTTTGACGCTTGAATGAGTTTCTGAAATACTGGTTACTCGTTATGGGTTACTCTGTATAGTGAGATATGACTTGGAGGAAAACATTAACATATTTCAAGTACATCAGAGGCTCGTGGATGAAGGGTTGTCAATATTGTGATGATACACTTACTCAGCAGATTCTCCGGGGTCGTATTGGTATCTCTACTCTGGTCAATCTACTGACCCCCCCCTCCCATGtcatattgattgattgattgattgattgtctTGTTCATTCGCTTCTCTTATTACATTACATCTTGTCTTGGTGATTTGATTATTTCTGATATCAAAAGTGTGTGTGTTCTTTTTTATTCGTC
The Homalodisca vitripennis isolate AUS2020 chromosome 4, UT_GWSS_2.1, whole genome shotgun sequence DNA segment above includes these coding regions:
- the LOC124361164 gene encoding ubiquitin recognition factor in ER-associated degradation protein 1-like, with the translated sequence MPDSDSELEQPPNSKFIETYKCVPLAKSVQKNIQRGGKLLLPSSALEQISFLDISTPFMFKVTNNINGRSTHAGVYEFTAEAGEVCVPQWMIKNLGIPLGGSVVVESVSLPAATFCRLEPLTRNFAYISDVKTVMEENLKYFTCLTEGDTLFIHESNMNQMYKVKVLETKPESAVGVLDCDMEVELSMPEKPKRPTRNSSPEKKQSKIQTNFRPFQGQGQRIDGGEVKTPDSEPKKGDTSFVPFKGKGYSLKNRKHKHENDNDGPQKKKSRLNKDDSNIPNKLIFIRKIQKEFVKKQSKEEINPFQGQGNSLKDN